One region of Haloprofundus salilacus genomic DNA includes:
- a CDS encoding M20/M25/M40 family metallo-hydrolase produces the protein MTNEPGEYVGDGEPSVDASLCDRPAELLQELIRFDTTNPPGAERTCIEWAAELLADAGIDSELYATKPARPSLVARLPGDDAPALMLYGHVDVVPTSDQKWTHPPFAGVKEDGYVWGRGALDMKSGVAMFVAAFLRAARDDIDLAGDLVLCLLADEEAGGDDGAAFLVEEHPELFEDVRFALGEFGGYPLELAGVRLYPVQVNEKQVCWVRVSATGKAGHASRPSRGDAVGRIGEALVTLDRERLPYHLTPPVEEMLDRMAEQVDDETAAVLQGLKHPETVDESLAALGDEAGTFEALLHNTANATVLSGGDKINVVPARVEFTVDSRLLPGQTGENVVAELRELLGDGVDVEVERFEKGPEETDLRLFGLLDDVLRDADEEAVPVPYVLPAATDGRIFARIGIQSYGFTPMNLPSEFEFQSFVHAADERIPVEAVEFGTDAVYDVVRRYDGGVE, from the coding sequence ATGACGAACGAACCCGGCGAGTACGTCGGCGACGGCGAACCGTCTGTCGATGCCAGCCTCTGCGACCGCCCGGCCGAACTTCTGCAGGAACTCATCCGCTTCGACACGACGAACCCGCCCGGCGCGGAGCGCACGTGTATCGAGTGGGCCGCCGAGTTGCTGGCGGACGCCGGCATCGACTCGGAGCTGTACGCGACGAAGCCAGCGCGACCGAGCCTCGTCGCACGGCTCCCCGGCGACGACGCCCCCGCGCTGATGCTGTACGGCCACGTCGACGTGGTGCCGACGAGCGACCAGAAGTGGACCCACCCGCCGTTCGCGGGCGTGAAAGAGGACGGCTACGTCTGGGGTCGCGGCGCGCTCGATATGAAGTCGGGGGTGGCGATGTTCGTCGCCGCCTTTCTCCGCGCCGCCCGCGACGACATCGACCTCGCGGGCGACCTCGTGCTCTGTCTGCTCGCCGACGAGGAGGCCGGCGGCGACGACGGGGCGGCGTTTCTCGTGGAGGAGCACCCCGAACTGTTCGAGGACGTACGCTTCGCGCTCGGCGAGTTTGGCGGCTACCCATTGGAGTTGGCGGGCGTCCGTCTGTATCCCGTCCAGGTGAACGAGAAGCAGGTCTGCTGGGTTCGCGTCAGCGCGACCGGAAAAGCGGGCCACGCCTCGCGGCCGAGTCGCGGCGACGCCGTCGGGCGCATCGGTGAGGCGCTCGTAACACTCGACCGCGAGCGACTCCCCTACCACCTCACACCGCCGGTCGAGGAGATGCTCGACCGGATGGCCGAGCAGGTCGACGACGAGACGGCCGCGGTGCTGCAGGGACTGAAACACCCCGAGACGGTCGACGAGTCGCTGGCGGCGCTCGGCGACGAGGCGGGCACGTTCGAGGCGCTCTTGCACAACACGGCGAACGCGACGGTGCTCAGCGGCGGGGACAAGATAAACGTCGTCCCGGCGAGAGTCGAGTTCACCGTCGACAGCCGTCTGTTACCCGGACAGACCGGTGAGAACGTGGTCGCCGAACTCCGCGAGCTGTTGGGCGACGGCGTCGACGTCGAGGTCGAACGGTTCGAGAAGGGTCCCGAAGAGACGGATTTGCGACTCTTTGGTCTCTTAGACGACGTGTTACGGGACGCCGACGAGGAGGCGGTGCCGGTTCCGTACGTCCTCCCGGCGGCGACGGACGGCCGCATCTTCGCCCGGATCGGCATCCAGAGCTACGGGTTCACCCCGATGAACCTCCCATCGGAGTTCGAGTTCCAGTCGTTCGTCCACGCCGCCGACGAGCGCATCCCCGTCGAAGCAGTCGAGTTCGGCACCGACGCCGTCTACGACGTGGTCCGTCGGTACGACGGTGGCGTGGAGTAA
- the lipA gene encoding lipoyl synthase, translating to MAYRRKPDWLKMRPPSGRRFTEIKQTLRDRDLHTVCEEANCPNLGECWSGRNGPGTATFMLMGDRCSRGCNFCDVQTGGMDPLDPDEPTNVAESVAEIGLDYVVLTSVDRDDLPDQGASHFARTIREIKRRDPEVLVEVLIPDFQGEERLVRKIIDADPDVIAHNIETVERLQWPIRDRRANYAQSLSVLEQVERESDIYTKTSLMLGLGEYHHEIYQTLSDLREADVDIVTFGQYLQPSRSHLDVFDYVHPDAFETWRRVAEDEFGFLYCASGPMVRSSYKAGELFVDALLRDGKSVEQARAEARAAAGN from the coding sequence ATGGCATACAGGCGGAAACCGGACTGGCTGAAGATGCGGCCGCCGTCCGGTCGCCGGTTCACCGAGATCAAGCAGACCCTCAGAGACAGAGACCTCCACACGGTCTGCGAGGAGGCGAACTGCCCCAACCTCGGCGAGTGCTGGAGCGGCCGGAACGGACCGGGGACGGCGACGTTCATGCTGATGGGCGACCGCTGTTCGCGCGGTTGTAACTTTTGTGACGTACAAACGGGCGGGATGGACCCTCTCGACCCCGACGAACCCACGAACGTCGCCGAGTCCGTCGCCGAAATCGGTCTCGACTACGTCGTGCTCACCTCCGTCGACCGCGACGACCTTCCGGACCAGGGCGCGAGTCACTTCGCGCGGACGATTCGCGAGATAAAACGACGCGACCCCGAAGTGCTCGTCGAGGTGTTGATTCCGGACTTTCAGGGCGAAGAGCGACTCGTCCGAAAGATAATCGACGCCGACCCCGACGTCATCGCGCACAACATCGAAACCGTAGAGCGACTCCAATGGCCAATCCGGGACCGCCGAGCCAACTACGCCCAGTCGCTCTCCGTGCTCGAACAGGTCGAGCGGGAGTCCGACATCTATACGAAGACGAGCCTGATGCTCGGTCTCGGCGAGTACCACCACGAGATCTACCAGACGCTCTCTGACCTCCGCGAGGCCGACGTCGACATCGTCACGTTCGGACAGTACCTCCAACCGTCGCGCTCGCACCTCGACGTGTTCGACTACGTCCACCCCGACGCCTTCGAAACGTGGCGGCGCGTCGCCGAGGACGAGTTCGGCTTTCTCTACTGCGCCTCCGGTCCGATGGTCCGGTCGTCGTACAAGGCGGGCGAACTGTTCGTCGACGCCCTGCTGCGCGATGGGAAGAGTGTCGAGCAGGCACGGGCGGAAGCGCGCGCCGCCGCCGGAAACTGA
- the otsB gene encoding trehalose-phosphatase, with translation MSDPTDPTDAARSEPENGVTRAIAALESRLPDHEGLLLCLDFDGTLAPIVDEPEAAEITPTNAELVDRLREAPGIRLAVVSGRGLEDVRGRVDVDGVTYAGNYGIEVDHGSGEIEVHPDAEAAEPVVETVRTALEDELADEPGVAVEDKRWTTTVHFRRAPDRAEEVTETVEEIVEEHDEDHLATASGRAIVEIKPDVETSKGAVVASFAAEVDGYLPMYIGDDVGDRSAFETIASEDGVSVYVGDSDIGATATVEDPDAVAAVLRWIADVGVERIDANGPN, from the coding sequence GTGAGCGACCCGACCGACCCGACCGACGCCGCTCGATCCGAACCCGAAAACGGCGTCACGCGGGCGATAGCCGCGCTCGAATCGCGGTTGCCCGACCACGAGGGGCTCCTGCTCTGCTTGGACTTCGACGGGACGCTCGCGCCCATCGTCGACGAACCGGAGGCGGCGGAGATAACGCCGACGAACGCCGAGTTGGTCGACCGCCTTCGCGAGGCGCCCGGCATCAGACTCGCCGTCGTCAGCGGTCGCGGCCTCGAAGACGTCCGCGGGCGCGTCGACGTAGACGGCGTCACGTACGCCGGTAACTACGGCATCGAAGTCGACCACGGCAGCGGCGAAATCGAGGTTCACCCGGACGCCGAGGCGGCCGAACCGGTGGTCGAGACGGTGAGAACGGCGCTCGAAGACGAACTGGCGGACGAACCGGGCGTCGCCGTCGAGGACAAACGCTGGACGACGACGGTCCACTTCCGCCGCGCCCCCGACCGCGCCGAAGAGGTTACCGAGACCGTCGAGGAAATCGTCGAGGAACACGACGAAGACCACCTCGCCACCGCGTCGGGGCGAGCTATCGTTGAGATCAAACCCGACGTGGAGACGAGCAAGGGAGCGGTCGTCGCCTCGTTCGCGGCGGAGGTCGACGGTTACCTCCCGATGTATATCGGCGACGACGTGGGCGACCGGTCGGCGTTCGAGACCATCGCGTCAGAAGACGGCGTGAGCGTCTACGTCGGCGACTCCGACATCGGCGCGACGGCGACCGTCGAGGACCCCGACGCAGTCGCAGCGGTGCTCCGCTGGATAGCCGACGTGGGCGTCGAGCGAATCGACGCGAACGGACCGAACTAA
- a CDS encoding alpha,alpha-trehalose-phosphate synthase (UDP-forming) — MSPEPTESALLADTPVDAFESSLVLVSNRQPYRHRHEDGEIAVDRPVGGLTAGLDPVMQQIDGTWIAWGDGDADAEVTDENDCVRVPPDDPGYTLRRVWLSDDAVDEYYYGYSNQVLWPLCHDLVGKTNFEDRFWSRYREVNEQFADAVVQQADGESVVWFQDYHLALAPSHVREALPETTLFQFWHIPWPTWDTFRVCPQRRELLDGLLANDLIGFHTERYVENFLDCVDACFESATVDADSGEVRYDGETTLVRAFPLGVDAERIGRLAEERDEAFWESFRDKYDIPEESRVAVGVDRLDYTKGIPERLDALEHLFETRPEWRERLTYVQKSTESRSDIPEYQRLQAEVDERIDRINDRFATETWQPVVRIDERLTNPELYGLYAHSDLALVTPVRDGMNLVAKEYVAAQADNDTDDGVLVLSRMTGAHGELGDTAVTIEPYDAHELADQIEEALTMPDHERERRMDALKESVLENDLDTWLASLLGTVQGLRRATDQQNEDRDRQETKS; from the coding sequence ATGAGTCCCGAACCTACCGAGTCGGCGCTGCTCGCCGACACGCCCGTGGACGCCTTCGAGTCGTCGCTGGTGCTGGTCTCGAACCGCCAGCCGTATCGACATCGGCACGAAGACGGCGAAATCGCCGTCGACCGGCCGGTCGGTGGTCTCACGGCCGGATTGGACCCGGTGATGCAGCAGATAGACGGCACCTGGATCGCGTGGGGCGACGGCGACGCCGATGCCGAGGTGACAGACGAGAACGACTGCGTCCGCGTCCCGCCGGACGACCCCGGTTACACGCTCCGCCGGGTGTGGCTCTCCGACGACGCCGTCGACGAGTACTATTACGGCTACAGCAACCAGGTGCTGTGGCCGCTCTGTCACGACCTCGTCGGCAAGACGAACTTCGAGGACCGCTTCTGGTCGCGGTATCGGGAGGTGAACGAGCAGTTCGCAGACGCGGTCGTCCAGCAGGCCGACGGAGAGTCGGTCGTCTGGTTTCAGGATTACCATCTCGCGCTCGCCCCCTCGCACGTGCGCGAGGCGCTGCCGGAGACGACGCTGTTTCAGTTCTGGCACATCCCGTGGCCGACGTGGGACACGTTCCGCGTCTGCCCGCAGCGACGGGAACTGCTGGACGGCCTCCTCGCCAACGACCTCATCGGCTTCCACACCGAGCGCTACGTCGAGAACTTCCTCGACTGCGTCGACGCCTGCTTCGAGTCGGCGACCGTCGACGCCGACAGCGGCGAGGTTCGGTACGACGGCGAGACGACGCTCGTTCGCGCGTTCCCGCTCGGCGTCGACGCCGAGCGCATCGGCAGGTTGGCCGAGGAACGGGACGAGGCGTTCTGGGAGTCGTTCAGAGACAAGTACGACATCCCCGAAGAGTCGCGCGTCGCCGTCGGCGTCGACCGACTCGACTACACGAAGGGGATTCCCGAGCGCCTCGATGCGCTCGAACACCTGTTCGAGACGCGCCCCGAGTGGCGCGAGCGGCTGACGTACGTCCAGAAGTCAACTGAGAGTCGCTCCGACATCCCGGAGTATCAGCGCCTCCAAGCGGAGGTCGACGAGCGCATCGACCGCATCAACGACCGGTTCGCCACGGAGACGTGGCAACCGGTCGTCCGCATCGACGAACGCCTGACGAATCCGGAGCTGTACGGACTGTACGCCCACAGCGACCTCGCGCTCGTCACGCCGGTGCGCGACGGGATGAACCTCGTCGCCAAGGAGTACGTCGCCGCGCAGGCCGACAACGACACCGACGACGGCGTGCTCGTGCTGAGTCGGATGACCGGTGCGCACGGCGAACTCGGCGACACGGCAGTGACCATCGAACCGTACGACGCCCACGAACTCGCCGACCAGATAGAGGAGGCGTTGACGATGCCGGACCACGAGCGCGAGCGGCGGATGGACGCGCTCAAGGAGTCGGTGCTGGAGAACGACCTCGACACGTGGTTGGCCTCGCTGCTCGGGACCGTTCAGGGCCTGCGGCGAGCGACCGACCAGCAAAACGAGGACCGCGACCGACAGGAGACGAAATCGTGA
- a CDS encoding helix-turn-helix domain-containing protein: MSTIAEVELPANEFALREALTSNLDAEFEVVRLAAHDSDRVMPYVRVSGTEASSMTETLEADPSVENVELLDDLGDELLYRMNWVENIRVIMHILLDEGGTVMEMHGRDDRWHLRILFPTRDALSATHEFCTDKGLTFSIKNIYDLKQSTGRGEFGLTENQYNALVTAVEHGYFDVPRDVTMSELAAELGVSQQALSERLRRGHKALIESALRVGDASFGSDY, from the coding sequence ATGAGTACTATCGCTGAGGTAGAACTTCCGGCAAACGAGTTCGCGCTTCGTGAAGCGCTCACCTCGAACTTGGACGCCGAGTTCGAGGTTGTTCGCCTCGCGGCCCACGACTCCGACCGCGTGATGCCGTACGTCCGCGTCTCCGGGACGGAAGCGTCCTCGATGACCGAGACGCTCGAAGCCGACCCGAGCGTCGAAAACGTCGAACTGCTCGACGACCTCGGCGACGAACTGCTCTACCGGATGAACTGGGTCGAGAACATCCGCGTGATCATGCACATCCTCCTCGACGAGGGCGGGACGGTGATGGAGATGCACGGCCGGGACGACCGGTGGCACCTCCGCATCCTCTTTCCGACCCGCGACGCACTTTCGGCGACCCACGAGTTCTGTACCGACAAGGGGTTGACATTCTCCATCAAGAACATCTACGACCTCAAACAGTCGACGGGACGCGGCGAGTTCGGTCTCACCGAGAACCAGTACAACGCGCTCGTCACGGCCGTCGAACACGGCTACTTCGACGTGCCGCGCGACGTGACGATGAGCGAACTCGCCGCCGAGTTAGGCGTCTCCCAGCAGGCGCTCTCCGAACGCCTCCGCCGCGGCCACAAGGCGCTCATCGAGAGTGCTCTCCGCGTCGGCGACGCGTCGTTTGGGAGCGACTACTGA
- a CDS encoding MATE family efflux transporter, whose translation MFDLTTEDITEGSISRALVVLAAPLVIQSLTQVAQQLVDVFWLGRYGENAVAAVGLNYPIISIVVILVTLAPFVGTQVIVSQRVGGDDPTGARRITFHGTTMALAFAVVVGAVTYVAAPDIVRLVGADPSFAGMAAVYLATYALGMPFIAVSDTLEGAFTGWGDSRAALYVTLVTVLTNVVLDPLLILGVGPFPRLGVEGAALATVAGFAAGMTLAVALALGPRDSLSLSVADVGFAADEYREILDVGGPLVGQRIAQDAVRVLIVGIVAVAGGAAGLVAYTVGARIASIAFIPAGGLQQASQSIIGQNLGAEKPDRANRTTWTGVALAAVGLGLVGAVQWFVPVQLTELFVPDISGEALTLSIQYLQILAYGYWAIGATYLFLSGFNGARKTKTSFAVSLTQYWVVRLPIAALGVYVLNMDVSAVFWAVTLSNVAAAVGAGAYYYYTTSGGMFERAVSAAAGSGGAD comes from the coding sequence ATGTTCGACCTCACGACAGAGGACATCACGGAGGGGTCGATATCCCGTGCGCTGGTCGTCCTCGCTGCCCCGCTCGTCATCCAGAGCCTCACGCAGGTCGCCCAGCAGTTGGTCGACGTGTTCTGGCTCGGCCGCTACGGCGAGAACGCCGTCGCCGCCGTCGGACTGAACTACCCGATAATCAGTATCGTCGTCATCTTGGTCACCCTCGCACCGTTCGTCGGCACGCAGGTCATCGTCTCCCAACGCGTTGGCGGCGACGACCCCACAGGCGCGAGGCGCATCACATTCCACGGCACGACGATGGCGCTCGCGTTCGCCGTCGTCGTCGGCGCGGTCACGTACGTCGCCGCGCCCGACATCGTCCGCCTCGTCGGCGCCGACCCGAGTTTTGCCGGGATGGCGGCGGTGTATCTCGCGACCTACGCGCTCGGGATGCCGTTCATCGCTGTCAGCGACACGCTCGAAGGAGCGTTTACCGGGTGGGGTGACTCCCGCGCCGCGCTGTACGTCACGCTCGTCACCGTCCTCACGAACGTCGTCCTCGACCCGCTTCTCATCCTCGGCGTCGGTCCGTTCCCGAGGCTGGGCGTCGAGGGGGCGGCGCTGGCAACGGTAGCCGGATTCGCCGCCGGGATGACGCTCGCCGTCGCGCTCGCGCTCGGGCCGCGGGACTCGCTGTCGCTCTCCGTGGCGGACGTCGGCTTTGCCGCCGACGAGTACCGCGAGATTCTCGACGTCGGCGGCCCGCTGGTCGGCCAGCGCATCGCACAGGACGCCGTTCGCGTCCTCATCGTCGGCATCGTCGCCGTCGCCGGCGGTGCGGCCGGACTGGTCGCCTACACCGTCGGCGCTCGCATCGCCAGCATCGCGTTCATCCCCGCGGGCGGACTCCAGCAGGCCTCCCAGAGCATCATCGGACAGAACCTCGGCGCGGAGAAGCCCGACCGTGCGAACCGAACGACGTGGACCGGCGTGGCGCTCGCCGCCGTCGGACTCGGTCTCGTAGGCGCGGTCCAGTGGTTTGTTCCCGTCCAACTGACGGAATTGTTCGTTCCCGACATCTCCGGGGAGGCGCTCACGCTGAGCATCCAGTACCTCCAGATCCTCGCGTACGGGTACTGGGCGATCGGCGCGACGTACCTCTTCCTCAGCGGCTTCAACGGCGCGCGGAAGACGAAGACGAGTTTCGCCGTCTCGCTCACACAGTACTGGGTGGTTCGCCTCCCCATCGCCGCGCTCGGCGTCTACGTGCTCAATATGGACGTCTCCGCCGTTTTCTGGGCGGTAACACTCTCGAACGTCGCCGCCGCCGTCGGTGCGGGGGCGTACTACTACTACACGACCAGCGGCGGGATGTTCGAGCGGGCCGTCTCGGCCGCCGCCGGCTCCGGCGGTGCCGACTGA
- a CDS encoding DEAD/DEAH box helicase has product MKVADAIPEFADAFGFEEFNRMQREALPAIMERDENLVASAPTASGKTALAELAICKCLRDGGTALFVAPLRALTNEKEAEWDRFESMGYSVYVVTGERDLNPRRAERADILVMTPEKTDSATRKHDSARYSFIADVTCCVIDEVHLLDSESRGGVLEVTISRLRRICDPRVIALSATMPNVDDVAAWLDAVPETTFEFGDDYRPVDLHAGVQTYTHGENSFADKYRRLYRALDLAEPHIRDGGQSLVFVASRQDAAMAAAKARDEIGQRDIPIGSRGDYEFHTDAKEVKNDSLRKAVLDGVGFHHAGLAKEDRNRVEKWFKEGKIQLLFSTSTLAWGVNLPARCVVIRDTKHHDPLEGDVDISPLDVLQMLGRAGRPGYDDVGYGWVVCDRSEADKYRRLLREGKEIESRLASDLDSHLNAEIAMGTIADLDDVMSWLETTFYYVRAGSKPAEYDFEGLRDRVRDTLETLVERGFVETDESLAVNPTTLGRLASKYYLRLETSRRFANLAERDRIAVDDVLETVAGASEFDSVSARQAEQDAVDSVLTGVDTPLEDGNRKVLAILHAGMAGSTPTDLRSDAWVIRQNALRLLAALREFLDEFAGPRAANLARRIEARVEHGVSRDAAALTAVDGIGPTRASKLATGGLASPADVVDAGVEELTRAGLSAGVAERVVERAKSLPRIEIEWGAFPETIATGENEMREVTVKNVGGAARTGLRVTVNGVEMSQKTTYLADQTTVPVAVFGAQDELEFRIEATFPELPLAPVVDSRTVVVVE; this is encoded by the coding sequence ATGAAGGTCGCAGACGCGATTCCGGAGTTCGCCGACGCGTTCGGCTTCGAGGAGTTCAACCGGATGCAGCGGGAGGCGCTGCCCGCCATCATGGAGCGAGACGAGAATCTCGTCGCCAGCGCGCCCACCGCCAGCGGCAAGACCGCGCTCGCCGAGCTCGCCATCTGCAAGTGCCTACGCGACGGCGGGACCGCGCTGTTCGTCGCCCCCCTCCGCGCGCTCACCAACGAGAAGGAGGCCGAGTGGGACCGCTTCGAGTCGATGGGCTACTCGGTGTACGTCGTTACCGGCGAGCGCGATCTGAACCCGCGCCGCGCCGAGCGCGCCGACATCCTCGTGATGACGCCCGAGAAGACCGACTCGGCGACGCGCAAACACGACTCCGCACGCTACTCGTTCATCGCCGACGTGACCTGCTGCGTCATCGACGAGGTCCACCTGCTCGATTCGGAGTCTCGGGGCGGCGTCCTCGAAGTGACCATCTCACGCCTGCGGCGCATCTGCGACCCGCGCGTCATCGCGCTGTCGGCGACGATGCCGAACGTCGACGACGTGGCGGCGTGGCTCGACGCGGTCCCGGAGACGACGTTCGAGTTCGGCGACGACTACCGCCCCGTCGACCTGCACGCGGGCGTCCAGACGTACACCCACGGCGAGAACTCCTTCGCCGATAAGTACCGACGGCTCTACCGGGCGCTCGACCTCGCGGAACCGCACATCCGCGACGGCGGCCAGTCGCTCGTCTTCGTCGCCTCCAGACAGGACGCCGCGATGGCGGCGGCGAAGGCCCGCGACGAGATCGGTCAGCGCGACATCCCCATCGGCTCCCGCGGCGACTACGAGTTCCACACCGACGCCAAGGAAGTGAAGAACGACAGCCTCCGGAAGGCCGTGCTCGACGGCGTCGGTTTCCACCACGCCGGCCTCGCGAAAGAGGACCGCAACCGCGTCGAAAAGTGGTTCAAAGAGGGGAAAATTCAGCTGCTGTTCTCCACGTCGACGCTCGCGTGGGGCGTCAACCTCCCCGCCCGCTGCGTCGTCATCCGCGACACGAAACACCACGACCCGCTGGAGGGCGACGTGGACATCAGTCCGCTCGACGTGCTCCAGATGCTCGGCCGCGCCGGACGCCCTGGCTACGACGACGTGGGCTACGGCTGGGTCGTCTGCGACCGCTCGGAGGCCGACAAGTACCGCCGACTCCTGCGTGAGGGCAAGGAGATAGAGTCGCGACTCGCCTCGGACCTCGACTCACATCTCAACGCCGAAATCGCGATGGGAACCATCGCGGATCTAGACGACGTGATGTCGTGGCTGGAGACGACGTTCTACTACGTTCGCGCCGGGTCCAAGCCGGCAGAGTACGACTTCGAGGGACTCCGCGACCGGGTTCGAGACACGCTGGAGACGCTCGTCGAACGCGGCTTCGTCGAAACCGACGAGAGCCTCGCGGTGAATCCGACGACGCTCGGCCGCCTCGCCTCCAAGTACTACCTCAGACTGGAGACCTCCCGACGCTTCGCGAACCTCGCCGAACGCGACCGAATCGCCGTCGACGACGTGTTGGAGACCGTCGCGGGCGCGTCCGAGTTCGACAGCGTCTCGGCACGACAGGCCGAGCAAGACGCCGTCGACTCGGTGCTCACCGGCGTCGACACGCCCCTCGAAGACGGCAACCGGAAGGTGCTCGCCATCCTCCACGCGGGGATGGCCGGGTCGACGCCCACCGACCTCAGAAGCGACGCGTGGGTCATCAGACAGAACGCGCTGCGACTGCTGGCGGCGCTCCGCGAGTTCCTCGACGAGTTCGCGGGGCCGCGAGCAGCGAACCTCGCCCGGCGCATCGAGGCGCGAGTCGAACACGGCGTCAGCCGCGACGCGGCGGCGCTCACTGCCGTCGACGGCATCGGGCCGACCCGCGCGAGCAAGTTGGCGACTGGCGGTCTCGCCTCCCCGGCGGACGTGGTCGACGCCGGCGTCGAGGAACTGACCCGCGCTGGTCTCTCCGCAGGCGTCGCCGAGCGCGTCGTCGAGCGCGCGAAGTCGTTGCCGCGAATCGAAATCGAGTGGGGTGCGTTCCCTGAAACCATCGCGACGGGCGAAAACGAGATGCGGGAGGTGACGGTCAAAAACGTCGGCGGCGCGGCGCGGACGGGTCTCCGCGTCACGGTCAACGGCGTCGAGATGAGTCAGAAGACGACCTATCTAGCCGACCAGACGACCGTTCCGGTGGCCGTCTTCGGCGCGCAGGACGAACTCGAGTTCCGCATCGAGGCGACATTCCCCGAACTGCCGCTCGCGCCGGTGGTCGACTCGCGCACCGTCGTCGTCGTCGAGTAG
- a CDS encoding HAD family hydrolase has protein sequence MDAVLFDMDGVIVDSEEFWHEIEDKVIFSDVVAGAPPDRDEITGMNYREIYDYLDEEYEVTVDKNEFVAIYQDAAEQIYTEKVSVMPRFDALLDTLRDRGVLVAIVSSSPQSWIAMVRERFGINPLDLVLSAEDIDGPGKPEPAIYETAAEKLSIDPQECVVVEDSTNGARSAQRAGTYVVGYRTETNADADLSPADTVAEGPTELRKELLDRTDSGR, from the coding sequence ATGGACGCGGTCCTGTTCGATATGGACGGGGTCATCGTCGACTCCGAGGAGTTCTGGCACGAGATCGAAGACAAGGTCATCTTCTCCGACGTGGTCGCCGGCGCGCCGCCCGACCGCGACGAAATTACGGGGATGAACTACCGCGAGATATACGACTACCTCGACGAGGAGTACGAGGTGACCGTCGACAAGAACGAGTTCGTCGCCATCTACCAGGACGCTGCCGAGCAGATATACACCGAGAAGGTGTCGGTGATGCCGCGGTTCGACGCGCTTCTCGACACGCTTCGAGACCGCGGGGTCCTCGTCGCCATCGTCTCCTCCTCGCCGCAGTCGTGGATTGCGATGGTCCGCGAGCGATTCGGCATCAACCCGCTCGACCTCGTATTGAGCGCCGAGGATATCGACGGCCCCGGCAAGCCCGAACCGGCCATCTACGAGACCGCCGCCGAGAAACTGAGTATCGACCCCCAAGAGTGCGTCGTCGTCGAAGACTCGACGAACGGCGCGCGCTCGGCCCAGCGCGCCGGCACGTACGTCGTCGGCTACCGGACGGAGACGAACGCCGACGCCGACCTCTCGCCGGCGGACACGGTCGCCGAGGGACCGACCGAACTCAGAAAAGAACTGCTCGACCGGACTGACTCCGGACGCTGA
- a CDS encoding PGF-CTERM sorting domain-containing protein produces the protein MTRTRFTTVCLVVLLCLTVSLSPAVSTAALGPDADSGSTVQQVEDDDGDDEDDDGDDEDDDETEDEDDEDAEDDDEEDENDEDNEDEGEGDDEDEDDGPGNAGNGNGPPDDAGDGPPDHASNPDNEDDDDRAAAADTADDESNAAGTPVETEESASASASQSTPGQQETPTSTPTSTPTSTPTSTPTSTPTSTPTSTPTSTPTSTPTSTATATDAPTSTLTTTDQNGSSPGTTRVVNLSVNRSTVPSGDPVAFVATVRNPTAQPVNHTVRLRLFGEVADAETITVPAGGTATVRFSRNILATGAHTARVGSQTATVTVTESQVATEDPETTSSTGVPGFGVGVALAALLAIAAIALRRE, from the coding sequence ATGACACGAACACGATTCACAACGGTCTGTCTCGTCGTGCTGCTCTGTCTGACCGTCTCGCTCTCGCCTGCGGTGTCGACGGCGGCGCTCGGTCCCGACGCAGACAGCGGTTCGACGGTACAGCAAGTCGAGGACGATGACGGAGATGACGAGGACGATGACGGAGATGACGAGGACGACGATGAGACTGAGGACGAAGACGACGAAGATGCCGAGGACGACGATGAGGAAGACGAGAACGACGAGGACAACGAAGACGAGGGTGAGGGAGACGATGAAGACGAAGACGACGGACCGGGCAACGCCGGTAACGGGAACGGTCCGCCGGACGACGCCGGAGACGGACCTCCCGACCACGCCAGTAACCCGGACAACGAGGACGATGACGACAGAGCCGCCGCGGCAGACACGGCTGACGACGAATCCAACGCCGCCGGGACGCCCGTAGAGACCGAAGAATCGGCGTCGGCGAGCGCCTCACAGTCGACGCCGGGCCAGCAAGAAACGCCGACGTCGACGCCGACTTCCACACCGACGAGTACCCCAACCTCTACCCCAACCTCTACGCCGACGTCGACGCCGACGAGTACCCCAACCTCTACGCCGACGTCGACGCCGACGAGTACCGCGACGGCCACCGATGCGCCGACATCCACCCTCACGACCACCGACCAGAATGGGAGTTCGCCGGGCACTACCAGGGTCGTGAACCTCTCGGTGAACCGCTCGACGGTTCCCTCGGGCGACCCGGTGGCGTTCGTCGCGACGGTGCGGAACCCGACCGCGCAACCGGTGAACCACACCGTTCGACTCCGCCTGTTCGGCGAAGTCGCGGACGCGGAGACGATCACTGTCCCCGCGGGCGGGACGGCGACGGTCCGGTTCTCACGGAATATCCTCGCGACGGGAGCGCATACCGCCCGCGTCGGTAGCCAGACGGCCACCGTCACCGTCACCGAGTCGCAGGTCGCGACCGAGGACCCCGAAACGACGAGTTCGACCGGCGTTCCCGGATTCGGCGTCGGCGTCGCGCTCGCGGCGCTACTGGCGATTGCGGCGATTGCGCTCCGGCGCGAGTGA